One Triticum dicoccoides isolate Atlit2015 ecotype Zavitan chromosome 5B, WEW_v2.0, whole genome shotgun sequence genomic window carries:
- the LOC119306612 gene encoding zinc finger protein ZAT8-like — protein sequence MGAGMRRAREEEVLSLALSLSTDSTSSSTTSADSASAPVRKRARRGRVVATSGEGEFVCKTCGRAFASFQVLGGHRTRHLRGRHGLELGVGVARAIKERKRQEDKQQHDCHICGLGFETGQALGGHMRRHREEMALSGAIDRWVTLSDQEAGHQAAADRPPVLLELFV from the coding sequence ATGGGGGCGGGAATGAGGCGCGCGAGGGAGGAGGAGGTACTGTCGCTGGCGCTGTCGCTGAGCACGGACTCGACGTCGTCTTCCACGACGTCGGCAGACTCGGCCAGTGCACCGGTCAGGAAGAGGGCGCGGCGGGGAAGGGTGGTGGCCACGTCGGGAGAAGGGGAGTTCGTGTGCAAGACGTGCGGCCGCGCCTTCGCGTCCTTCCAGGTGCTGGGCGGCCACCGGACCCGCCACCTCCGGGGCCGCCATGGGCTTGAGCTGGGCGTCGGGGTCGCCAGGGCCATCAAGGAGCGGAAGCGGCAGGAGGACAAGCAGCAGCATGACTGCCACATCTGCGGCCTCGGCTTCGAGACGGGCCAGGCGCTCGGCGGCCACATGCGTCGGCATCGCGAGGAGATGGCGCTCAGCGGCGCCATCGACCGGTGGGTCACTCTGTCGGATCAGGAGGCGGGGCACCAGGCCGCCGCCGACCGGCCGCCGGTCTTACTCGAGCTGTTCGTCTAG